The Sporichthyaceae bacterium genome window below encodes:
- a CDS encoding GuaB3 family IMP dehydrogenase-related protein: MNEIEIGRGKRGRAAYGFDQVAIVPSRRTRDPEEISTSWQIDAYHFELPIVIAPMDSVVSPETAIEIGRLGGLGVLDLEGLWTRYDDPTGLLDEICYLPEEEATARLQAIYAEPIKEELIGARIKTMREAGIITAAALSPQRTAQYSRAVVEAGVDLFVIRGTTVSAEHVSGRSEPLNLKQFIHELDVPVIVGGCATYQAALHLMRTGAAGVLVGFGGGSAHTTAEVLGIRVPMASAIADVAAARRDYLDESGGRYVHVIADGGMTTSGELTKAIACGADAVMIGSPLARGAQAPGGGWHWGTEAHHSVLPRGTRMHVGTIGTFEEILLGPSRQPDGSMNLVGALRRAMATTGYSELKEFQRVEVVVTDHH, from the coding sequence ATGAACGAGATCGAGATCGGGCGCGGCAAGCGCGGCCGGGCGGCGTACGGCTTCGACCAGGTGGCGATCGTCCCCAGTCGCCGGACCCGGGACCCCGAGGAGATCTCCACCAGCTGGCAGATCGACGCCTACCACTTCGAGCTGCCGATCGTCATTGCGCCGATGGACAGCGTTGTCTCGCCCGAGACGGCGATCGAGATCGGTCGCCTCGGCGGGCTCGGGGTGCTCGACCTCGAAGGTCTCTGGACGCGCTACGACGACCCGACCGGGCTGCTCGACGAGATCTGCTACCTCCCCGAGGAGGAGGCCACCGCGCGGCTGCAGGCGATCTACGCCGAGCCGATCAAGGAAGAGCTGATCGGCGCCCGGATCAAGACGATGCGGGAGGCCGGGATCATCACCGCTGCCGCCCTGTCGCCGCAGCGCACCGCGCAGTACTCGCGCGCGGTCGTCGAAGCCGGCGTCGACCTGTTCGTGATCCGCGGGACCACGGTGTCCGCCGAGCACGTCTCCGGCCGCTCCGAGCCGCTGAACCTCAAGCAGTTCATCCACGAACTCGACGTGCCGGTGATCGTCGGCGGCTGCGCCACCTACCAGGCCGCGCTGCACCTGATGCGGACCGGCGCCGCGGGCGTACTGGTCGGGTTCGGCGGCGGCTCGGCGCACACCACCGCCGAGGTGCTCGGCATCCGCGTCCCGATGGCCTCAGCGATCGCCGACGTCGCTGCGGCCCGCCGCGACTACCTTGACGAGTCCGGCGGCCGCTACGTCCACGTGATCGCCGACGGCGGTATGACCACCAGCGGCGAGCTCACCAAGGCCATTGCCTGCGGCGCCGACGCGGTGATGATCGGCTCGCCGCTCGCGCGTGGCGCCCAGGCGCCGGGTGGCGGCTGGCACTGGGGCACCGAGGCCCACCACTCGGTGCTGCCCCGCGGCACCCGCATGCACGTCGGCACGATCGGCACCTTCGAGGAGATCCTGCTCGGGCCCTCACGACAGCCGGACGGTTCGATGAACCTCGTCGGCGCGCTGCGCCGCGCGATGGCGACCACCGGCTATTCGGAGCTCAAGGAGTTCCAGCGGGTCGAGGTCGTCGTCACCGACCACCACTGA
- a CDS encoding NAD(P)/FAD-dependent oxidoreductase, with the protein MTRSPKNEHRDVVIVGAGLSGIGSAVRLKQECPDRTFTVLESRSAIGGTWDLFRYPGIRSDSDAFTMSYPFRPWASKQAIAPGGDIREYVQAAATENGIDEHIRFGTVVRSASWSSTNARWTVQADVHGVPQTFTCRFLHLCTGYYSYERPHEPNLPQIADYTGQVIHPQFWPEGLDVTGKRVVVIGSGATAVTLVPALAKSAAHVAMLQRSPSYVLAMPENDHVAGLLRKVLPAQTAHTVVRAKNMVLLQGIYELCRKRPELAKRLCRKVVLSYLKDEAYVDKHFAPRYSPWDQRLCLVPDGDLFKVIRDGSASVVTDTIARFVRQGIELTSGQILEADVVVTATGLRLLPLGGTKFETDGVPVDLSDTVAYRAMMLSGVPNLSFCFGYSNNSWTLRADLSSRYLCRLLNHMRRNDLDVATPTAPAGMKRVPFLDLTSGYVSRGIADFPKAGTNGPWAVSQNHLKVAAGFRRADLTDAMTFAGRDRTPSPVSGGR; encoded by the coding sequence GTGACCAGAAGCCCGAAAAATGAGCACAGGGATGTCGTCATCGTCGGTGCCGGACTGTCCGGCATCGGGTCCGCGGTGCGGCTGAAGCAGGAATGCCCGGACCGCACGTTCACGGTTCTCGAGTCGCGCTCGGCGATCGGCGGGACCTGGGACCTCTTCCGCTACCCCGGCATCCGCTCGGACTCCGACGCGTTCACGATGAGCTACCCGTTCCGGCCATGGGCCTCGAAGCAGGCCATCGCGCCGGGCGGCGACATCCGCGAGTACGTCCAAGCGGCGGCCACCGAGAACGGCATCGACGAGCACATCCGGTTCGGCACCGTGGTCCGCAGCGCGTCGTGGTCGTCGACGAATGCGCGGTGGACCGTGCAGGCCGATGTCCACGGCGTCCCGCAGACCTTCACCTGCAGGTTCCTGCACCTGTGCACCGGGTACTACTCCTACGAGCGCCCGCACGAGCCGAACCTGCCGCAGATCGCCGATTACACCGGCCAGGTGATCCACCCTCAGTTCTGGCCCGAGGGCCTGGACGTCACCGGCAAGCGGGTCGTGGTGATCGGCAGCGGCGCGACCGCGGTGACGCTGGTCCCGGCGCTGGCGAAATCGGCGGCGCACGTGGCGATGCTGCAGCGCTCACCGTCGTACGTGCTGGCGATGCCCGAGAACGACCATGTCGCCGGACTGCTGCGCAAGGTGTTGCCGGCGCAGACGGCGCACACCGTGGTGCGCGCCAAGAACATGGTTCTCCTGCAAGGGATCTACGAGCTCTGTCGGAAGCGGCCGGAGTTGGCCAAGCGGTTGTGCCGCAAGGTCGTGCTGTCCTACCTGAAGGACGAGGCCTACGTCGACAAGCACTTCGCCCCGCGCTACTCGCCGTGGGACCAGCGGTTGTGCCTGGTCCCGGACGGCGACCTGTTCAAGGTGATCCGCGACGGCTCGGCATCGGTGGTCACCGACACGATCGCCCGATTCGTCCGGCAGGGCATCGAACTGACTTCGGGTCAGATTCTGGAGGCCGACGTCGTCGTCACCGCGACCGGGCTGCGCCTGCTGCCGTTGGGCGGCACCAAGTTCGAGACCGACGGCGTCCCGGTCGACCTGTCCGACACCGTCGCCTACCGGGCGATGATGCTGTCCGGCGTGCCGAACCTGTCGTTCTGCTTCGGCTACTCGAACAACTCCTGGACGTTGCGCGCGGACCTCTCCTCGCGTTACCTGTGCCGGCTGCTCAACCACATGCGGCGCAACGACCTCGACGTCGCCACCCCGACGGCGCCGGCCGGGATGAAGCGCGTGCCGTTCCTGGACCTCACGTCCGGCTATGTCTCGCGCGGCATCGCGGACTTCCCGAAGGCCGGCACCAACGGCCCGTGGGCGGTCAGCCAGAACCACCTCAAGGTCGCCGCAGGGTTCCGCCGCGCCGATCTGACCGACGCCATGACCTTCGCCGGCCGCGACCGGACGCCCAGCCCGGTCAGTGGTGGTCGGTGA
- a CDS encoding cytochrome P450 yields MTINTFDDEEIGVAAAASGNPDRSYDEINLSTRAFWTATADERERSFAALRKDRPITWQPPFEDALIDEPNDHGYWAITTHRHLIEVTRRPEDFLSSPSILMENLPPAVIESAQSIIAMDPPRHSGLRRLVAAAFTPRQMRRIEDQIQANAAMVVDNLIAKAKESPDGWVDFVSECGAVLPMHNINDMMAVPDGDRQEAAEAVMRATSWNDPEIAGATKDDVLATLFDNIFYMHELAGRLIEERRDNPGPDLFSGLIAAEVDGERLTDHEIGSFFVLLTIAGIDTTRQSLAHGLRALTTHPDQRAWLMEDLAGRMPTATEEFVRWATPIMTFRRTAARDCELDGAQITEGDKVVMFYSSANRDETAIDRPHDLDLSRHPNPHVGFGGGGIHHCLGNQLARFQIRALFVELLTRCPDIVAGDPVFTPGNFFHVVKRMPCLPLPR; encoded by the coding sequence ATGACCATCAACACCTTCGACGACGAGGAGATCGGCGTCGCCGCAGCGGCCAGTGGCAACCCCGACCGGTCTTACGACGAGATCAACCTGTCCACGCGGGCGTTCTGGACGGCGACCGCGGACGAGCGCGAACGCAGCTTCGCGGCACTGCGCAAGGACCGTCCGATCACCTGGCAGCCACCGTTCGAGGACGCGCTGATCGACGAGCCGAACGACCACGGCTACTGGGCGATCACCACCCATCGGCACCTGATCGAGGTGACCCGGCGCCCGGAGGACTTCCTGTCCAGCCCGAGCATCCTGATGGAGAACCTGCCGCCGGCGGTGATCGAGTCGGCCCAGTCGATCATCGCCATGGACCCGCCCCGGCACTCCGGCCTGCGGCGGCTGGTGGCTGCGGCCTTCACACCCCGTCAGATGCGCCGGATCGAGGACCAGATCCAGGCCAACGCCGCGATGGTCGTGGACAACCTGATCGCGAAGGCGAAGGAGTCCCCGGACGGTTGGGTCGACTTCGTCTCGGAGTGCGGCGCAGTGCTGCCGATGCACAACATCAACGACATGATGGCCGTGCCGGACGGCGACCGGCAGGAGGCCGCCGAGGCCGTCATGCGGGCCACGTCGTGGAACGACCCGGAGATCGCCGGGGCCACCAAGGACGACGTGCTGGCCACGCTGTTCGACAACATCTTCTACATGCACGAGTTGGCCGGGCGGCTGATCGAGGAGCGTCGCGACAACCCCGGGCCGGACCTGTTCAGCGGGCTGATCGCGGCCGAGGTCGACGGCGAACGGCTGACCGACCACGAGATCGGGTCGTTCTTCGTGCTGCTCACGATCGCGGGCATCGACACGACCCGGCAGTCGTTGGCCCACGGCCTGCGCGCGCTGACCACACACCCGGACCAGCGCGCCTGGCTGATGGAGGACCTGGCGGGCCGGATGCCCACCGCCACCGAGGAATTCGTGCGTTGGGCGACCCCGATCATGACGTTCCGCCGGACCGCTGCCCGCGACTGCGAACTGGACGGCGCACAGATCACCGAGGGCGACAAGGTCGTGATGTTCTACTCCTCGGCCAACCGCGACGAGACCGCCATCGACCGCCCGCACGACCTGGACCTGTCCCGACACCCCAACCCGCACGTCGGATTCGGGGGCGGCGGTATTCACCACTGCCTGGGCAACCAACTCGCCCGCTTCCAGATCCGCGCGCTGTTCGTGGAACTGCTGACCCGCTGCCCGGACATCGTCGCCGGCGATCCGGTGTTCACCCCGGGCAACTTCTTCCACGTCGTCAAGCGCATGCCCTGCCTGCCGCTGCCCCGCTAG